Below is a genomic region from Panulirus ornatus isolate Po-2019 chromosome 63, ASM3632096v1, whole genome shotgun sequence.
GTAATTCTGTCACATTATCATTGGTTAATTCTGGGGACCTGATGTCAGGTAATTCTGTCGGACTAGCATTGGGTAATTTTTGAATTCTGGTGTCAAGTAATTCTGTCACATTAGCACTGGGTAATTCTGGGGATTTGATGTCAGATAATTCCGTCGGACTAGCGTTGGGTAATCTTTGGTCTGTAACGTCAAGTAATTCTGTTTGATTAGCATTGGTTAATTCTGGGAATTTGATGTCAAATACTTCTGTTCCATTAGCATTGCTTAATTCTTGGGATTTGATGTCAGGTAATTCTGTTCCATTAGCATTGGTTAATTCTGGGGATTTGATGTCAGGTAATTCTGTCATATTAGCATCGGTTAATTCTGAGAATTTGATATTAGGTAATTCTGTAACATTAGCATTGGTTAATTCTGGGGATTTGATGTCAGGTAATTCTGTCACATTAGCATTGGTAAATTCTGGGGATTTGATGTCATGTAATTCTGTCACATTAGCATTGATTAATTCTGGGGATTTGATGTCAGGTAGTTCTGCTACAATAGCATTGGTTAACTCTGGAGATTTGATTTGAGGTAATTCTGTTACATTAGCATTGGGTTGTTTGATGTCAGGTAATTCTGTCACATTATCATTGGTTAATTCTGGGGATCTGATGTCAGATAATTCTGTCACATTAGCTTTGGGTAATTCTGGGGATTTGATGTTAGGTAATTCCGTCGGACTAGCGTTGGGTAATCTTTGAACTGTAATGTCAAGTAATTCTGTTTGATTAGCATTGGTTAATTCTGGGAAATTGATGTCAGGTAATTCTGTTCCATTAGCATTGGATAATTCTTGGGATTTGATGTCAGGTAATTCTGTCATATTAGCATCGGTTAATTCTGAGAATTTGATATTAGTTAATTCTGTCACATTAGCATTGGTAAATTCTGGGGATTTGATGTCAGGTAATTCTGTCACATTAGCATTGGTAAATTCTGGGGATTTGATGTCAGGTAATTCTGTCACATTAGCATTGCTTAATTCTGGGGATTTGATGTCAGGTAGTTCTGTTACAATAGCATTGGTTAACTCTGGAGATTTGATTTGAGGTAATTCTGTTACATTAGCATTGGGTTGTTTGATGTCAGGTAATTCTGTCACATTATCATTGGTTAATTCTGGGGATCTGATGTCAGATAATTCTGTCACATTAGCACTGGGTAATTCTGGGGATTTGATGTCAGGTAATTCTGTCACATCAGCATTGGTTGATTCCGGGGATTTGATCTGAGGTAATTCTGTTACATTAGCATTGAGTAATTTGATATCAGGTAATTCTGTCACATTATCAATGTGTAATTTTGGGAATTTGATGTCAGGTAATTTTGTTCCATTACCAATGGTTAATTCTGGGAATTTGATGACAGGTAATTTTGTCAAATTAGCACTGGGTAATTCCGTGAATTTCATATCAGGTGATTTAATCGGAGTAGCATCGGTTAATCCTGGGAATTTGATGCTAGGAAATTCTTTCAGACTAACATTGAAAAATCCTAGGATTTTAATGTCAAGTAATTTTGTCATATTAACTTTGGGTAATTCTGGGAATTTCATGTCGGGTAATTTTGTCAGACTAGCATTGGCTAATCTTTGGAATTTGGTGTCATGTGATTTTGTTACATTAACATTGGTTGATTCTGGGGATTTGGTGTCAGGTAATTCTGTCAGACTCGCATTGGTTAATTCTGGGAATTTGGTGTCAGGTGATTTTTGAAGGGTAACATTGCTCGTTCCTGCATTATGCATGGAAGTTTCTGGAAAAGTAGCATTACGTTTTTCCGGGTATTTAACGGCTAAGTCAGCTAATTCTGGATAACTAGCTTCAGTTAGCCATGAAAGCACGATGTCGGGTAATTCTGGAAGACTAATTGTGGCTAATCTTGAGAATTGAATGTCGGGTAATTCCGGAAGGCTATTGTCAGGGAATTCAGAATAGCTACCGTCAGGTAATTCtgaaatgatgatatatggtaATTCTAAAGGAGGAGTATCGTTAGGTAGTTCTAGGTAATCAGTGTCAGGTAATTCTAGAAGAGCAATGTTATCAAGGTCTAGAATTCTGATTTCAGGAGAAACTAGGGAGATTACTTTAGGTAATCCATTACTATCAATGTAATCCATTTCTCGAAGAGTAACATCAGGTACTCTAAGACGGAGGGCGTCTCCCGTGTTCTCCGGTACAGTCAAATGCTCGACATATACATCGATTTTGGTTCGGAACTGCCGTGATTTCCTTGGGGTATTACCGCCTGGTGTTTCCAGTACAATGGTATCGGTGGCCGAAGGAATGtcctccatccatctctgacGAGGGAATCCTCGTGTACCAGGTTCTTCCATTTGGCGAGGAGCGTTTCGGTGTTCTTGAGGAGGAGCACTTCGGTGTTCAAGGGGAGGAGCACTTCGGTGTTCAAGGGGAGGAGCACTTCGGtgttcaagggaaggagtactTCGGTGTTCAAGGGGAGGAGCACTTCGgtgtgcaagggaaggagtacttCGGTGTTCAAGGGGAGGAGTACTTCGGTGTTCAGGGGGAGGAGCACTTCGATGTtctggggttgacgtactgtgaACGAATTTCAGGACTGTGTTTGCAATTGACCTCTGGTTCTTAGCGTTTGGTCGAGAGGTTCCTTGTGAATCTGAAGCATCCTTGTCTGGGTCTTCCAAAGTACCTTTGAGGTATGCGAAGTCAGCACTTTCACTCTTCGGGAACTTCAAATTGTTGGAATATGTTGATCCCAAAGTGTCTTGTGTTCTTGAAGGGCTGACATCTGTTAGGAGTGTCCAGAGACATTTTGTAGGTAGTTCTGGAGGGACTGATGCATCCTGCTCCTTTCCCCATACACTGGAGGCTTCCGTACCTTGGTTCTCATAAGGGCCACCAGCGACAACCTCAAAATACACGAGTGCCAAGAACCATGTCAGGAAGTCCTGCAAGAGAGCCACATATCAGATGAAGAATGAATGACCTCAAACGAAATACTGTGTAGATATATTTACGAGTATTTGACCTTGAACAAAGGCAAAAAAAGTACTTCGAAAAAGTAGCACCTTCTTCTTCAATAGCCATGTCACCATTACATAAATGAAAACTTAAGAAATAAATGAAACGAAACCACTAGCTCGAATTCAGAATACTGACCTAGCATCATTGATGGCCCATAACGAGGTTGGCGAGGTTAGAATCAATTTCTTTATGACTCTGAAATCTAGTGTTAGTTCTGTACGCCTGTGTTAACACCAAAGCCATATCGAAGTAGAAATCATAAAGTCACCGTGATATATGGTATCTTTAAAGTTACGAAAgacgaagtagtagtagtagtggcagaaaTAGTAGTattcgtagtagtagtggtattcgtaagtagtagtagtaaaaatagtagcagtagtagtagttgtagtagcagcagaagtagtagtaaaaaCAGTAGTTATAATTATGGTGACTAATGAATGTAGTGATAAAAGTGAAAATGACTATATGATTCATGGTAATGATAAATGTAAGAATTGGAAGTTGTCAAGATAATGAACATAAGGTACAAGTTCTTtgacaggcatgttgccagacccgaacaccccAACCCGAACACCATAAACCGGCAACGACTGCTTACCAATTAGCGTCTTAGCCacgtctcctccttgtatatcaactgactgttctacgtcatcttaatcattcttgtatctgacatgacgatgtgatcattatatgaaagtgcacttaggaacttagagtgtttcattttcctgtggttttatgcatatactagatcacctacaccactgtgacctcttgcaatatatatatatatatatatatatatatatatatatatatatatatatatatatatatatatatatatatataaacctaaaccaaattgcattagaaggtaagatatcctttagtaattttgtttcaaaaaattccatataaagattacttagtacaggtgaaagagggttacccattgccataccaaatttttgagcataataatctccattaaattgaaatgcaatttggtttaggtatgtagatgatgttctttgtgtttagtcaacaaatgaaaatttacaaatatttctccccttacttaacaatttagtaccttccatcaaatttactgtagaaaatgaaaataatggtatgttaccactcttagattgcatgatccatagacaaggaaacaagtttaagtttagcatatacagaaaacccaccaatgtatgctcatatatccattattactcatctcaacatgacagagttaaattatcaccatttcaatctatgttccttagggcattacgtatttgcagtccagagtttattgatgatgagtttgagaagatatattctattggatctaagttagagtaccctagatctttcattgataaatcccttaagttagcaaagaaatcattttatagagttgagcccaaacctcccattgataccaagaatcttttagttctcccttttaataataatttcactttgcttcccatgttgtttaaatcctttaatgtaaatgttgcctttagcaacaataatactataaagaatatcttaatcaggaattcaccagaaaattcttttggatgcatctataaagtgccttgtggaaactgataaattttatgttggtcagactggtaaggatctgttgggcttaagcaacattaatatagtataagaacgggacaagaatcaaatgccttgtttaatcatgttaaaaagtgtgatcattgtattgactggggtaacgccatctcagttattaactctaactctattaccaagagaaatatcattgaatcttctattatcaaatacacaaagaattataattttaatattagtgatggtctatacaaattagataactttattgttgataagacttgcaaaatgataagtttatgaacgctcgttgtatgttttggaaaatcacatgtttaccaaatggcgtcctagcttcgtctcttcgatgtatatcaactgactgttatatttctctcttgtgtctcccctgatgatgtgattattatacgaaagtgcactagggaacttttcgtgtttcattttccccgtggactcataggaatatcttgatcacgcggaaaattgtgatcctttccatatatatgttgtatatttatatatatatatatatatatatatatatatatatatatatatatatatatatatatatatatatatatatatatatatatatgtatatatatatatatatatatatatatatatatatatatatatatatatatatatatatatatatatatatatatatacatatatatatatatatatataaatggatgaatgaggaaaaaaatgaCAAGATATGACACATCCAAACCTACATTCGTAAAGTTAAGAAACTGCACAACAGGAAAGAATGCTCGAGAGATGGTGGCTCCACAatggtaaaactccctccccgtacactacaaataggatattatatatagttaattacacacacacacacacacacacacgcacacacacatacacgcacacacaacacattataACAATAGATGATGATATGAAAATTAAGTAGCGCTTTTTCACGGATGTGTGCAAGACAGTGCCTTaaattttctctccctccctccctgagggagagagagagagagagagagagagagagagagagagagagagagagagagagagagagagagagagagagagagagagagagagagcaccagttACACAATTAtctcctctccttttctttttttttttctagcaaatCTTGTCAGCAAAAGGCAGTCACCGTACCCAAGCCCTTGGAGTGACATATTTGGCCTACCATAGCGGACGGGGGGAAGACGTCGGAGTGAAAATACAGGTGAGCTGCTGCTGCCAAACACTGAACTAGGTTTCCCTTACTGTGCTTGTATGCCTTTATGTCTTACTTTCTCAAGGTTAAGCTCGCGTTGCGATGTAATAGTGACTGCCATAAGTGTCAATGCTGTCGCTCTTAAAATGGCTCGACCCTCGTTCAGTAAGAAAAATATTTATCCTCTGGTGTTCGTATTTACTCAGATCTCTTTTAAGAATAGTAAGTAGTGTATTTGGGTTGGTTCACTGCGCCGCAGTCGCTCAAACACACTTCCCAATGTAGTttgtttcttgatatatatattagacagaAGCCACCTGATTTGGAATACGCAAGACAGACAGGGTCTAGAACTAGCTTAAATTTGGTATCATTGGTTTTGTGGGTATGACggctttctacacacacacacacacatacacacacacacacacacacacacacacacacacatacacacacacacacacacacacatatatatatatatatatatatatatatatatatatatatatatatatatatatattgatgtgggTGGAACAAAAAGTGCATggcgagggatgggtgattattggtgtttttGCATCTGGCCATGAACAAAATGATCATGAGAAGCAGATGTTCTGAGAGCAGCAGAgtcagtgtgtcagcagtttgaaTGCACTAGACCGGGGTGAGGTTTccttggtgatgggtgatttcaatgcgaaAGTAAGTAATGAGACAGTTGTCGATATGATTGTGGCGCCTGGGTATTCAGTGCTATGAAcagaaatgatgaaaagcttgtggagatgcgtgctgaaaaaaagactggtgattggaaatacctggttttatATGAGGGACATTCACaaatatacgtgtgtaagtaggggagatggtcaacaggcattattagactacgtattgattgataggcgtgtacaaatatatttataaatatatatatatatatatatatatatatatatatatatatatatatatatatatatatatatatatatatatatatatatatatataattggacaAAATGATAGCTGAATGACCACAACTAGGTGAAAAGTCCTTTACCTGTTCGCTTCCTCATTTGTCAGATGTTTTGATGCTACCATGGATGCCACCGGATTCTCTCAACACTGCCTCCACACCTGTGCACCAGAGAACGAACGATTTATTTCCAAAGCCACGACAAATGACAGACTTCATGTAATTGATAAAGCAATGTGGTTTAATTCTAAAGCACACGCGAGTATAGATGGTTTACCGTCGTTCACCTAGGCTGCCACGCCTCGCCTACCTGCCCGCTCGCATGCTCTCTCAAAAGTAACGAAGTATAACGAAGCTTCAAGCCACACAGAACCATCACCGGCTACCTAGCAGCCACAAATGCACACCACATCTTCTCAAAGAAACAAGCATCCACTTAGTACAATCCCACTTCAACATGCTCAGTATTCAGTTCTCTGCAACAGCGCtagacgaccctcctcctcacacctagAGGACTAGATACCTAACCACCAACCTTCTAAGCTGAAATAAGAAGCTTAACCCAGCCGAACACTTCGGCAAGAAGCTCTGCTCACAGACCCTccgccaaccaccacctcctagcAAATAAACCTCACTCTTCTTTACGATTCAGTTCTTCTATATTGATCGCATTTATCCACGTCACTCTGTGTCATACTGACCCAACATTTTTTACTTTCTTATCTTTCGGGCTACTCACCTGCTGACGCTCCCTTCTTGTTAGAGCTGGTGGCTGCCTCCAGAACAGCTTCGCCATGTACTTCACCTGTAATTTCTGTGTGATGGAGAGATTGTCTCATTAGCAGGTTTACCAAACGGGCACTCACACACCTCAGCAGAGTCAGAGACAAAGAATCAGTATAGACCACTTGATTCTGTAAAGAGGTTTGCCTAACATTGGTTCATTGAAGAGGACGTCAAGAAGAAGGATTGAATAatctagattaaaaaaaaagaggagggtttGTATTCTATAGACATCGGTAAGCTATCTATACCCATATATGTTGTAAAGTTActatatttctattttcatgaTGTCTGTCATTGGCCTCAGGTTTAGAAATAAATTGCTTATTCTCTGTTGCACAGAGGAACTTATATATCTATACTGGTTTCAATGATGAGGTTTGCATACGCTTAATCCCCTAAGAGGGTGCGTACACTGGATTTTGGAGACAGGATTTGCCT
It encodes:
- the LOC139745880 gene encoding uncharacterized protein produces the protein MDFLTWFLALVYFEVVAGGPYENQGTEASSVWGKEQDASVPPELPTKCLWTLLTDVSPSRTQDTLGSTYSNNLKFPKSESADFAYLKGTLEDPDKDASDSQGTSRPNAKNQRSIANTVLKFVHSTSTPEHRSAPPPEHRSTPPLEHRSTPSLAHRSAPPLEHRSTPSLEHRSAPPLEHRSAPPLEHRSAPPQEHRNAPRQMEEPGTRGFPRQRWMEDIPSATDTIVLETPGGNTPRKSRQFRTKIDVYVEHLTVPENTGDALRLRVPDVTLREMDYIDSNGLPKVISLVSPEIRILDLDNIALLELPDTDYLELPNDTPPLELPYIIISELPDGSYSEFPDNSLPELPDIQFSRLATISLPELPDIVLSWLTEASYPELADLAVKYPEKRNATFPETSMHNAGTSNVTLQKSPDTKFPELTNASLTELPDTKSPESTNVNVTKSHDTKFQRLANASLTKLPDMKFPELPKVNMTKLLDIKILGFFNVSLKEFPSIKFPGLTDATPIKSPDMKFTELPSANLTKLPVIKFPELTIGNGTKLPDIKFPKLHIDNVTELPDIKLLNANVTELPQIKSPESTNADVTELPDIKSPELPSANVTELSDIRSPELTNDNVTELPDIKQPNANVTELPQIKSPELTNAIVTELPDIKSPELSNANVTELPDIKSPEFTNANVTELPDIKSPEFTNANVTELTNIKFSELTDANMTELPDIKSQELSNANGTELPDINFPELTNANQTELLDITVQRLPNASPTELPNIKSPELPKANVTELSDIRSPELTNDNVTELPDIKQPNANVTELPQIKSPELTNAIVAELPDIKSPELINANVTELHDIKSPEFTNANVTELPDIKSPELTNANVTELPNIKFSELTDANMTELPDIKSPELTNANGTELPDIKSQELSNANGTEVFDIKFPELTNANQTELLDVTDQRLPNASPTELSDIKSPELPSANVTELLDTRIQKLPNASPTELPDIRSPELTNDNVTELPDIKFPELSIANVTELPDIKFPELPNANLTELLDTRIQKLPNASPTELPDIKFPELSNANLTESLDTRFPKLPNGSSTELPDIKFPDLLSASLTNLLDLKFPELPNITFPELPDIIYPVFPDISPSKSLDIIYPKLHGIKMPPLPYFKSLQRSPTNHSLKSTDLNTPIIADISLHNQSESTTPSLHERSKPDRTKRSRHNA